AATCGGGTTTTGCGAGGGCAGCCATCAACGCCACGCGGCCGCCCTGACTGTATCCGAACCAATGGGCAGGCCGCCATTCAAACTTGGCAATAACCTCATGCAAGGTTTCACACAGACGTTTCCAGTCGAGCATGGCCGGTGCTGCTGTGCCGCCATGTCCGGGGAGGTCAAGTCTGATGACGCGGAACCGTGAACTGAGTTCGGGCACCTGAAGCGTGAAGCTGTACAAGGATTGCGCAAAGCCGTGGAGCATCACCAACGGCGGCATACTGCTGTCACCGTCAATTCGTACGTGCCAAACGATATCCTGAGTACGGACCAGCATCAGCCAATTCCTGAAAGCACACGTTTGACAATTCGCTCATGAGCCGCACGATTTGCGGCGCGGTCTGTTTTTACTTCAATAATGCTCGGCTGCGGCGAGTGCCATGATAACGCGTCGGCAAGCTGCGAACAAGATGCGCAGGCCATCCATTTAATACCGAAAACTTCGGCGGCGGCGTCAAGCCGGACATTCAGCGGAGTGCCGTGCAGCGTTTCGAAGGTATCGGGAAAATCGGCCACGGGCAGGAAGTGAAAGATTCCACCTCCATTGTTGTTCAGCAGCAGCACGCGCAGGTTTGCGGCATGTCGCGCGGCCATCCATCCGCCGAGGTCGTGAAGAAATGCGAGATCGCCGCAAATGAGAAGTGTCGGCCGCTTCGTTGTATGGGCAATTCCGGCCGCGTGTGAAATGACACCGTCAATGCCGTTGGTGCCTCGCTGCGCAAAGACGTGGACTTTCCTTCCTGACGGGACGGCGATCAAATCCGCATAGCGCACGGGCATGCTTGAAGCAAGCACGAGATTGCTGTCATCGGGCAGGCAATCAATTGCCGACAGGACAAAGGACACTTCGGCGGAGTCGTCGTTGCAGGCGTCATGCATGTGCGCACGAACGAGGCCGGACGTTTTCCAGAACGGGTCCAGCAGCAGTGAATCACGGGAAACTTTGGCGTGCGCGACTATGTCACGGCAATACTCTGCGATGTCGGCAACGATAAGCCGGGCTGCGAGTCCGTCGGGGTCGCGGGGAATCGTGTCGCGCTGCATGCGAACGGTGTGAGGCTTATGGCGATTCAGATAGTTGCACAGCACTTTGCTGGTCGGGTGACCGCCGAATTGAAAAACGAAATCGGGCGCGATGCTCGCGAGCTGTTCATGGCGGAGGAAGATGTCATAGCCCGGCATTCCCGGTTCACCTTCGAATCGAAGTCCGGAAGCGATATCGCAGAGCATCGGCCAGCCGAGTTTTCGTGCAAGCGAGAGAATGCCCCGTCGCTCGTTTTCAGTGCGCGCACTGTCCGGACCGCAGACAATCAGCCCGCACCAGCTTGCCTCCATGTCTGAAATCACTTTCCGATCAACAGGCAGAGACGGTGCAGGTGCAGCGTGAATGCTTTCTACGGATTGCTCCAACACTTCGAAGATTTGTGCGCACATTTCCGCGCCGGACTCGAGCGGAGCGAGCGGCTCATCCATTGGTACATTGATATGAACCGGACCTGCAGGAGCGGATAACATCGCCGCGAGAGTTTGCCGGATCCAGTAGAGCGAGGACTTCATTGCCGCGGAATCGGCAACAGGCAGCGGCAGGTCAATCGTCATGCGAGAATATTTGCCGAACATTCCCGGCTGGTCGATGGTCTGGGGCGCGCCTTGATTGCGGAGGTTTTGCGGTCTGTCCGCCGTCACGACAACGAGCGGATACCCGCTGAGTGAGGCTTCGATGACTGCGGGGAAGTAGTGGGCTGGTGCGGTACCGGAAGTGCAAAGCACAGCCACGGGCTTATTGAGACCCTTTGCAAGCCCGAGGGCAAAGAAGGCGGCGACTCTCTCGTCTGTCAGAACATGACATTCAAAATTTCCCGACTGTGCCGCAGTGCGCGCGAGCGGAGTGGAACGCGAGCCGGGAGAAATTACGATATGCGACACGCCTGCGGTTTGCAACTGCCGCCAGAGGAGCCCTGCCTGCAGATAGTTCGGATTGGGAATTGTCACGGCAGATCCATTAATGCGCGCCGCATGATGTCCATTTTCCAGCCGCATTCGGCATATTCCAATTCCGCATTCGATTCCGCGACGATTCCCGCTCCGCCGAAGAGACGCGCTTTTCTTCCTGACACCTGGGCACATCTCAGGACGACAATGGCGGTTGTTTGATGTCCGTTTGAGAATCCGAGCACGCCGCTGTAGAGGTCGCGCGGCATGGGTTCGAGCTCTTCGAGTAAGGCAGCGGCGGCGTCACGCGGTGAGCCGCACACGGCGGGAGTTGGATGCAGCGCGGTGAGAATGTCATCGTCATTGACATCGTCGCGCAAGACTCCGTGTACCTGACTGTACACATGCACGAGGTCATCCGCTTTCCGTTCGCTGAGCGGAGATACCGACACGTGAACACACAGGGGTTCGAGTGCCCGACGCAGAAACTCGGTGACCACGGCCTGTTCTTCGCGGTCTTTCGCGGAGAAGGAGTTGCTTTCGAGGATTGTCTGTTTTGTGCCGGCGAGACTGTCCACGAGAATCTTGCGGCCTTCGCGCTGAAACAGCACTTCGGGAGAAGCACCAAGCCAGAGCTTCCGGTCATTCATAGTGTGTGCAAACACCGTTGTGCCGCTCGAACCGGCAAGCAGAGCTGCCAAAATGCCTTCAACCTGCCACGGCTCGGCGCAGAAGAGACTCACTTGTCTGCTCAATACGGCCTTGCGAAGCATGTCTTGTGCGATGCAATGCTTAATTCTGGAAACGGCGACATTCCAGCGCTGAATCGGAAACGCGTCTGCCTCAAGCGGCTGAAATTCGTTCGGCTCGAATTCACATTCTTCGCTAACGGAGTCGAAGGGAACATCTCCGAAGAACTCAAGATGATGACCGTGGAGCTCGACCATCCATTTTGGCTGCCAGTAGTAACGTGACGTCAAATCGTAATCCAACCGGAAGCAGACCGGAATTGCAGTTGCACCGTCACGTTCTGCAAGCAGTCCGGCCAGTGAACTTCCCGACTTGCCGATTCCTCCCGCACACCACGCAAAGTCGTCGTCGCGCAGCTGCATGAGCAGCGTTGCCGAATCAGCCGTGGCAAAGGCGGCGAGTGCATGGAGGCGAGCGGCACGGTCGGCCTGAGTCTCTTCGGTGAATCGCATAACCCCTAATTTAGCCATTATCCTCTCCTCTTTCAAACTCGCTGCCGTTGCACCCAAGCGGGAATGCCCGTATATTTCGTATTCAACGCAATTTCAAGAGTCAT
This portion of the bacterium genome encodes:
- a CDS encoding chorismate-binding protein; amino-acid sequence: MAKLGVMRFTEETQADRAARLHALAAFATADSATLLMQLRDDDFAWCAGGIGKSGSSLAGLLAERDGATAIPVCFRLDYDLTSRYYWQPKWMVELHGHHLEFFGDVPFDSVSEECEFEPNEFQPLEADAFPIQRWNVAVSRIKHCIAQDMLRKAVLSRQVSLFCAEPWQVEGILAALLAGSSGTTVFAHTMNDRKLWLGASPEVLFQREGRKILVDSLAGTKQTILESNSFSAKDREEQAVVTEFLRRALEPLCVHVSVSPLSERKADDLVHVYSQVHGVLRDDVNDDDILTALHPTPAVCGSPRDAAAALLEELEPMPRDLYSGVLGFSNGHQTTAIVVLRCAQVSGRKARLFGGAGIVAESNAELEYAECGWKMDIMRRALMDLP
- the menD gene encoding 2-succinyl-5-enolpyruvyl-6-hydroxy-3-cyclohexene-1-carboxylic-acid synthase; the protein is MRLENGHHAARINGSAVTIPNPNYLQAGLLWRQLQTAGVSHIVISPGSRSTPLARTAAQSGNFECHVLTDERVAAFFALGLAKGLNKPVAVLCTSGTAPAHYFPAVIEASLSGYPLVVVTADRPQNLRNQGAPQTIDQPGMFGKYSRMTIDLPLPVADSAAMKSSLYWIRQTLAAMLSAPAGPVHINVPMDEPLAPLESGAEMCAQIFEVLEQSVESIHAAPAPSLPVDRKVISDMEASWCGLIVCGPDSARTENERRGILSLARKLGWPMLCDIASGLRFEGEPGMPGYDIFLRHEQLASIAPDFVFQFGGHPTSKVLCNYLNRHKPHTVRMQRDTIPRDPDGLAARLIVADIAEYCRDIVAHAKVSRDSLLLDPFWKTSGLVRAHMHDACNDDSAEVSFVLSAIDCLPDDSNLVLASSMPVRYADLIAVPSGRKVHVFAQRGTNGIDGVISHAAGIAHTTKRPTLLICGDLAFLHDLGGWMAARHAANLRVLLLNNNGGGIFHFLPVADFPDTFETLHGTPLNVRLDAAAEVFGIKWMACASCSQLADALSWHSPQPSIIEVKTDRAANRAAHERIVKRVLSGIG